The Flavobacterium psychrotrophum region CAATCCTGCAGAGCATAAACATGAAATTGCTGCACTTGCCAAAAGGCTTACTACTAACTATGCCATGCTGCTAACCGGCATAAACACAAACAAGCGCGCTTCCGGTTACGGAATTACCGCCATGCGTATGGAGCTTGTACGTATTACCAGCCTGGGTATAACAGGGTTTGATACACCGGGGTCTTTAAATGCATTACCCGAAACAGCTGCCGCACTGGAAGGCATGAAAAATTATTTCAGCCAAAACTTTACAGATAATGATATTGTTTCGCTCTTTAACGGCGCAATAAACCAGTTACAAACCAGCAGGTCATTTGATACGTTTGACAGGCTGGCCTTTATAAAACAGTATATTGATGTGCTCTATGCAAAACTCGGTAAGCTTGATACTACGTCGCCGGAATTTTTAAATAATACCAGTGCCTGGAATACAAAAAGCACCTCAATTTTTTCGGCTGACTTTCTAAATCCCTATTACTTTTCAGCTTTAAAAAAAGAAGAAGACAGTCCTCAGCTTCGCGCTTTGGGTAAAAAGTTATTCTACGACCCGGTTTTAAGCAACGACGGACAGTTTAGCTGTGCTTCGTGCCACAATCCTGAAAAAGCATTTACCGATGGGTTGCCAAAATCTGCCAGCAACATACAGGGCAAAACTGTTTTAAGAAACTCTCCCACCCTGCTTAATGCGGCCTATGCAGACCGTTATTTCTACGACCTGCGCGCCTTTACTCTGGAGCAGCAGGCAGAGCACGTTATCTTTAACCGCGATGAGTTTAATACCGCTTATAGCGCGCTTATTAAAAAACTGCAAAATAATAACAGCTATACTTCTCAGTTTAAAAAGGTGTTTGGCAGCAATGCCGTAAACCGCGAAAACATGTCGAAGGCGCTGGCATCTTACGTACTTTCATTGCAGTCGTTTAACAGCGATTTTGATAAATACATTCGCGGTGAAATAGCCGATATTCCGCAAAATGTAAAAAACGGTTTTAACCTTTTTATGGGTAAGGCGGCCTGTGCTACCTGCCATTTTACACCTACTTTTTCAGGATTGGTTCCGCCATTATACAGTGAAAACGAAAGCGAAATACTGGGGATTTTAGAAGACCCAAAAGCCAAAAGCCCAAAAGCAGATAACGACATGGGCAGGTACACAAACCGTATAGTTGCAGAGCAGGCCTGGATTTACGAAAAATCGTTTAAGACCACAACCGTGCGCAATGTAGCACTCACTGCACCCTATTTTCATAATGGTGCATACAGCACGCTCGAAGAGGTAGTTGATTTTTATAACAAAGGTGGCGGTGGCGGCCTTGGTCTTAATATAAAAAACCAAACACTTGCTCCCGATGCGCTTAACCTTACCTTAAGTGAACAAAACGACCTGATTGCTTTTATTAAATCGCTTACCGATACCTCAGCGGCAAAACAATAACCGAGATGAACCTTAAATTTGCATTTCCGCTACTGGCAATGGTATTATTGTTTTTAGCGCCAAGTTTTCATACTACATCCAGCGATTATTACCTGGACGATTTTAAACCTATAATTACATCCGGGATAAAGAACTTTAGTACTGAAGCAGAAAACCTCAACACAGTTGCCACAGCTTATACAAACGGTAAAGCCACACTGCCACAGTTGCGCCAGCAACTTACAAAAACGCGCTATGCTTATAAGGCCATAGAAACCGTACTGGAATATTATTACCCAAAACATTGTAAGGCATACTTAAATGGTGCGCCATTAAAGCATTTAGATCCTTATCCGGTTAAAGAAGAATATAAGAATAACACCTATTATGTGGTAACACCACAGGAATACAGTAAAAACATTCCGTTAGACCAGCTCGATACAGAGCATTACCGTGGCGACCAGCATGTAATAGATCCTGTTGGTTTACAAACGCTTGATGAATTAATTTCGGCAGATGAAACGGCAGATGCCAAAAAGGAGATACAGCAATTAACCCAAAAACTGGTGGATGCTGTACCCGCTATAATAATTGCTGTAAACCAGCGTAATTATTTTTATGATTTTGAAATTATTGAAGCCGCCCGTCTTGAAGTAATCCGCATCTTTAGTATGGGGGTAACGGGGTTTGATACGCCCGGTTCTCTAAATGCATTACCGGAAGCCATAGCCGCACTTCAGGGTATAGAAAGCATCATAAATCCGTTGGTACAAAAAGCACCACAGGATCAGGCAAAGCAGCTTAAAATTCTTTTTAGCAATGCAAAGGCTTACCTTAAAAAGAACAATAATTTTAATGGTTTTGACCGCCTTACTTTTCTTACCAACTATATTAACCCAATTTATAAATTGCTTGGTGAGATACAGCAAACCCTGAAGTTACCATCTACCGCCGAACGTTGGGTAAATATACCTTCGTGGAATGCTGAGAGTACTAATATTTTCTCTGGCAACTTCTTAAATCCATATTACTACAGCCTTTTAACGAAAGAAAAAGACAGCGATAGCCTTAGGCAATTGGGCAAAAAACTATTTTATGATGTATCACTAAGCCAAAATGGCGCTATGAGCTGTGCCAGTTGCCACAAGCCTGAGCTTGCCTTTACCGATGGGCAAAAAACATCTATGGCCAGTGTAGATGGCAAAAGGGTTTTAAGGAACTCTCCCACCCTAATAAATGCCGTTTTTTCAGACCGGTATTTTTATGACCTGCGCGCAACCGATCTTGAAGAACAAGCAGAACACGTTATTGCAAACCATCTTGAATTTAATACCAGTTTTGAAAGTATAGAGCAAAAACTAAATACTAATCCTGCCTATAAAAAACTGTTTACCGATTTATTCAAGGTCAAAAACATATCAAGGCACCAGTTTTCAGCAGCGTTATCATCTTATATAATCTCGTTACGCTCCTTTAATAGTGAGTTCGATAAATTTGTACAGGGCAAAACAAAAACACTCTCTCCGCAGGTTCGGGAAGGGTTCAACCTATTTACAGGTAAGGCAGCCTGCGCCACCTGCCACTATGCGCCTATGTTTAGCGGGCTTGTACCACCACTCTACCAGGAAAACGAAAGTGAAGTACTGGGCGTTTTTACAAATGCCACAGACCGTGTTATAGATACAGACCCGGGCCGAATGGCAAGTAAAATACCCGAAGACAAGGAAGAAATTTACCGTTCATCTTTTAAAACGGTAACGGTGCGAAATGCAAAACTTACAGCACCTTACTTTCATAACGGTGGTTATAACACTTTAGAAGAAGTACTCGATTTTTACAATACCGGTGGTGCAGCCGGGGTAGGTTATGCTTATGAAGTACCTAACCAAACCCTTGCCCCCGATGCATTGGGGCTTACAAAAAAAGAGATAGCTGCAATAATAGCATTCATAGCATCGCTTACAGATAGCCCTTACAAATAATTTGATTCGTAAACTACCTCAAAAATCCCTTTTGAGCCACTTGGCTCGAAAGGGATTTTTTTAACCATCTTTCTCTGCATAATTGTTAAGTCGGTTTTAACCCACACTTAAGAAAGCAATTAATGTTTTGTAGATGTTAAATCAATAAGTTTAGGAAAATGATTGCATTATATTCATCGATTACTGTTAAATCAGAAAGAAAGCTTACAACAAGTTAGTAAAACCATTTAGCACTTCTTAAAACAGGTATATATAGCCCTTAAAAAATTCATACAAATAGGCAATATCTTACATTTTTTTGTAACACCACTTTACTTTTACTTAAAACAAACATAAGTATTTCTAAAGGTACTACCCTACCACACCCTACTACTTTTGGCGTTTCAAAACTAATTAATTTTTTTAAACACACACAACTGATGAAAAAGAAGCTACTATTCTTTGGATTTGTGGTTTCGCTGTGTATGTCGTTTGGGGCACAAGCCCAAAGCATACCCGGCGATTCCATTGTGCACGGCCCTATGCTGAGTCCTGTTTACAACAACAAGGTTCGGGTATGGGTACTCACAAAAAACGGTACCGGCTCGGGCAACGCGCTGAGTATCTCGCTCACGGGCAGCAATGCGCCCGCAACTCCCCTTACAGGAACAGTACACAACCAGGATGACCGCCTGGGGTACAGCCTTCGTTCCTTTGAGTACACCGGCCTTACGCCGGGGGCTACTTACACGGCTAACGTACTGGTTAACGGCACGGCTTCTGCAAGGACAGCCAGTATTGCCAATGGCCAGAGCACGCTTGGCGATTTCTCTTTCCTTTCGGGCGGATGTGCCAGGATTTATGACCTGACCCGCTGTATCGACATTCCTGAATCTGCCACACACATTAATGGCGATCCGGGTATCTTTAATGTAATGGCACAGGAAGACAGCGACATGATGGTGTGGCTGGGCGACGCCGTTTACCTTCTTGGCCTTCAGCACGCCATGGGCCAGTGCCCGGATGGTGTAGACGACTGGGCTAACAAAGACATGGCCTTTGACCGCTACCTGTTTTACAGGAAGTACCATGACCAGCTAATTTCGGCTATGCCGCAACTGGCCATTACAGACAACCACGACACGGGGCCAAATGAGTTTAACAAAACCATGCCAACCCTGGGCGAGATGCGCGACATCTTTAAAGACTGGTGGCCAAACCCGGAGTACAAGGACACTCCAGAGGGACAAGGACTCTTCTCTTCTTACGTTTATAAAGACGTAGAGTACTTTTTATTAGACAACCGCAGCTACCGCGATGGTACACAGCAGCACCTGGGCCCTGACCAGCTTGCATGGTTAAAACAGGGACTATTAAACTCTACCGCTACCTTTAAAGTGCTTATTAACGGTACGCCGTCTTTTGAGCGTAACTGTGGTGGCAGGAACTTTTGTAACACTGCACAGGGTAATGAAATCATCCAGTACATCCAGCAAAACAACATCAACGGTGTTATTTCGCTTAGTGCAGACATCCATGAACAAAAATTCATGATCCGCGAAGGCGATACCAAGTATCCGCTTTATGACGTGCTTTCAGGAAACCTTAATTCAGATGTAGGTACCGGTAACGGCAACTTTAACATTAACTACGGCAGCGATTACATTCTTACAGGTGTTAAGCAAACGTATCTTAAAGTAAGTGTTTTTGGTGAGGAAAACGACCGCAGGATGAAAGTTCAGTATGTAGGCCTTAACGGGCAGCCGTATTTTGAAGAGATCATTCACGAGGATATGCTTACCAGCCAAAACAGTGATGCACTAAAACTATCGCTTGGGCTTGATAACGCACTTACCGATGCTTCAGGCTTTAACCACGCATTTACTACTACAGGCGTTGCTTATGCAGCAGACCGTGATGGTGTTGCAAACGGTGCAGCACAATTTACAGCAGCTACAGATGTACATACTGCAGCTGTAAACGCACTAAACTTCCACGACAGGCCATTTAGCCTTGTAATGTGGGTAAACCCAAGCCAGCTGCCTGCAAACGGCGCTACGTTCTTATCTAACGGCGTTGCCGGAAGCGGAATGAGCCTTGGTATGGATGCTACAGGTAAGCTTACCTTTACAAACCATGCAACGGGTACGGTATATACCAGCAATTACAGCGTGCTGCCTAACGCATGGAGCCACATTGTATGGAAATATGATAACGTAAGGAGAAAACTGTCGCTTTACTTTAACGGCTTCCTTATCCAGTCCTGGGCTAATGTTATATCTTCTGCCGCATCTACAGCAGATGTTAAGATAGGTAATAACTTCCAGAACAAAAAGTTCATTGGTGCTCTTGATAACTTCAGGCTATACGGCAGGATCATTTCTGACGAAGAGATCATGAACGATGCTGAGATCGAATCTACACGTGGTGGCGTACTTAAAATGAGCGGCGCTTCTAACATGGCAATACCTGGTGCAGCGGTAAATGAGTCGCTTGCTAATAACTTTACCATAGAATTTTGGGGTAAGCTTAATGCAGACCCGGGTACTAACTATAAATTACTTGCCAGCAACGGCCGTGTAAACAATAACAGTACAGGTATATCATTTGAGTTTCCTGACAGTAACAAGCTTAATGTTGTTGTAGGTAACAACACATCGGGCTGGAACACCATTTCTGAGCAGGGTGCTGCCTGGAACATTGGCGAATGGAACCACGTAGCGTTATCTGCTACTAAAAACGGTACCATGAAGTATTATGTAAACGGCGTACTAATTGCTGAAGGTAACTTTGGCCAGTATGTAGGTAATACATGGGGACTTGGTCTTGGTAAAAGCCCTGCCTATTCTGGTGGTGTAAACGGCGACCTTGACGAACTTCGTATCTGGAAAAAAGCCCTTACGCAGGAAGAAATTGCACAACGCATGCACTATACCCTAACAGGTACTGAGGCAGACCTTGCACATTACTATACTTTTAACAGCGAGGAAGAAGGAGTAACTACAATTGACGACCTTGGTTCATCTAACCAGGATATAGCAATAAGCGGTGCACTACTTGCCCCGGCTACATCTCCGGTAAGTGTTATAGAAACAGGATATCGTGATGTAGTTACCGGTAAATGGAGCCGTAACAACGCTATAAACAACGGAGGCCTTAGCCTGCCGGATGCTATAACAAACTACAGCAGTAACGTTATTATAGGTAAACACAATGCAGATGCTACAGCAGCAGTTCCGGGCCATGAGGGCATGACCTACGCAACCGGCGGATGGTTCATAGACCCTGTAAACAGTCCGTTTGCAACAGTGCGCATCAACCTTACCCAAGCTATTGCAAACTTTAGCACCATTAGTGCTAATGCAGGACATTTTTACCTTATCAAACAAGATTCTGAAACAGAATTTACAACTGTTGCCGAAGGTAATTTTGACGGACAAAATGCTACATTCTACAATGCTAACCTTGCAGAAGGAAAATATTTTGTAGCATGGAGCGCAGGCGAATTTACAGCAGGCCGTGGCGGTGCCCTTTCTCTTGCGGGTGGCCACCAGGTTCAGATTCCGTATGCAGATATGAATGCTACGCTTGATAATGCCTTTACTATAGAAACATGGGTTAACCTTACGGCAGACCCGGGCGGCAACACGCCACTTGTGTCTAACCACGGCAGGGTAAACAATAATACTACCGGCCTTACTATAGAGATGCCAGATAACAATTCGGTATCCGCTACATTTGGTACAGGTACAAGCAGCTGGAACAGCATTAACTCTGGCGCCAGCCTTAGGGTAGGTGAATGGAACCACGTTGCAGTAACCGCTATACCGGGGCAAAACATAAAACTTTATGTAAACGGCGAGCTTAAAGCTACCGCAGCATACAGCGATTTTGCACCTAACACAAACTGGAACTTTGCCATAGGCAGGAGTATTAACTACAACAGCCAGACCACATCTGTAATGGATGAGTTCCGTGTGTGGAACAAAGCAAAGACACAACAGGAAATTAAAGACCAGATGCATGCCATTATTAATGCAGAGGACAATAACCTTGTGTACAACTTTACTTTTGACCAGGAAAACAACGGTACTCTTGTAAACCATGGTACTAACACAGCTGCCATAGCCTACACAAGCGCACAGATTATTGACGCCACCAGCCCGGTTGCCGAAATTAATGCTGCTTTCCCTGATAAAATGGCGGGTAACTGGAGTGTTACTAACGAAACCACTAACGGTTTATACCTTACTACAGCCATTACAAGCTTTACCCAAAACGTGGTAATAAGCCGTAACAACAACAGTAACATACTACCACTGGGCACAGAAGAAGAAACATCTTATGTAGCCGGAGGATGGCATGTAAACGCACAGGGCATTACTGCTGCTAACCTTCAGGTAAGCCTTGAAGGAGTATTAGCAAACCCTGCGCAAACTAATGCTACTGTAGAAAACTACATGCTTATTAAAGGCGACCCTACAAGCAACTACGAAGTGGTAGCTACTGCAGCTTCTGAAGGACTGCTTGTAAACTTTGGCAACATTAACCTTGCCATGGGTAACTATTACCTTGCCTTTACTACTGATGTGGGCGCTGTAATATCAGAACAGGGCGGTGCACTGCACCTTGCCGGAAACCATGAGGTATATGTACCTAAAGAAGGTGTAAACAATGCTCTTGCACAATCGTTTACCATAGAGCTTTGGGCACGCCTTAACGCTACTGCCGGGCCTAACACTAAGCTTGTAGGCTTTACGAGCCTTACTAACGGTAACTGGGGTTGGGAAATGGAGTTTTTGGGTAACCAGACACTACAAACCATTACCGGTAAAGGTGCAGGTGGCGGATGGAATTCGCTTAACTCTTCACGCGTATGGAGCCATGGCGAATGGAACC contains the following coding sequences:
- a CDS encoding LamG-like jellyroll fold domain-containing protein; its protein translation is MKKKLLFFGFVVSLCMSFGAQAQSIPGDSIVHGPMLSPVYNNKVRVWVLTKNGTGSGNALSISLTGSNAPATPLTGTVHNQDDRLGYSLRSFEYTGLTPGATYTANVLVNGTASARTASIANGQSTLGDFSFLSGGCARIYDLTRCIDIPESATHINGDPGIFNVMAQEDSDMMVWLGDAVYLLGLQHAMGQCPDGVDDWANKDMAFDRYLFYRKYHDQLISAMPQLAITDNHDTGPNEFNKTMPTLGEMRDIFKDWWPNPEYKDTPEGQGLFSSYVYKDVEYFLLDNRSYRDGTQQHLGPDQLAWLKQGLLNSTATFKVLINGTPSFERNCGGRNFCNTAQGNEIIQYIQQNNINGVISLSADIHEQKFMIREGDTKYPLYDVLSGNLNSDVGTGNGNFNINYGSDYILTGVKQTYLKVSVFGEENDRRMKVQYVGLNGQPYFEEIIHEDMLTSQNSDALKLSLGLDNALTDASGFNHAFTTTGVAYAADRDGVANGAAQFTAATDVHTAAVNALNFHDRPFSLVMWVNPSQLPANGATFLSNGVAGSGMSLGMDATGKLTFTNHATGTVYTSNYSVLPNAWSHIVWKYDNVRRKLSLYFNGFLIQSWANVISSAASTADVKIGNNFQNKKFIGALDNFRLYGRIISDEEIMNDAEIESTRGGVLKMSGASNMAIPGAAVNESLANNFTIEFWGKLNADPGTNYKLLASNGRVNNNSTGISFEFPDSNKLNVVVGNNTSGWNTISEQGAAWNIGEWNHVALSATKNGTMKYYVNGVLIAEGNFGQYVGNTWGLGLGKSPAYSGGVNGDLDELRIWKKALTQEEIAQRMHYTLTGTEADLAHYYTFNSEEEGVTTIDDLGSSNQDIAISGALLAPATSPVSVIETGYRDVVTGKWSRNNAINNGGLSLPDAITNYSSNVIIGKHNADATAAVPGHEGMTYATGGWFIDPVNSPFATVRINLTQAIANFSTISANAGHFYLIKQDSETEFTTVAEGNFDGQNATFYNANLAEGKYFVAWSAGEFTAGRGGALSLAGGHQVQIPYADMNATLDNAFTIETWVNLTADPGGNTPLVSNHGRVNNNTTGLTIEMPDNNSVSATFGTGTSSWNSINSGASLRVGEWNHVAVTAIPGQNIKLYVNGELKATAAYSDFAPNTNWNFAIGRSINYNSQTTSVMDEFRVWNKAKTQQEIKDQMHAIINAEDNNLVYNFTFDQENNGTLVNHGTNTAAIAYTSAQIIDATSPVAEINAAFPDKMAGNWSVTNETTNGLYLTTAITSFTQNVVISRNNNSNILPLGTEEETSYVAGGWHVNAQGITAANLQVSLEGVLANPAQTNATVENYMLIKGDPTSNYEVVATAASEGLLVNFGNINLAMGNYYLAFTTDVGAVISEQGGALHLAGNHEVYVPKEGVNNALAQSFTIELWARLNATAGPNTKLVGFTSLTNGNWGWEMEFLGNQTLQTITGKGAGGGWNSLNSSRVWSHGEWNHVAVTFTPNGEFKLYVNGELAGSTPVTGTFQPCANNLAFGRNVANNGQTNSDIDEFRIWTVAKSEADIRRDMYLTMPQGVTNLAYNYTFNQEDSGYLINTGSVAVEVPYNNASIIPATDPVRDVETAYRGNVGANWSVKNDNRNGMYLTDIIASNDQNVVIGKEAGTEILTLPNTDNADRKYLNSRWKFESLYVENGAPKADLTKIFSNLNDVNVLANEYYLIQGDPQGTYTVIATGTKQNNIVSFGSITFNDQPVYLAWLTDTTYPVGSFPIAAQSLWKYNDLGTDLGTNWKTNDFDDTTWTFGNGILGYGDNNQSTLLSYGTDANNKYPTTYLRHTFNVENAAQYGSLLFDVLRDDGVVVYVNGVEAFRNNMPEGDITYNTYASSQIGGADETTYVETITANMLQDGENVIAVELHQGAANSSDLSFDMTVRALPPALEAANYPLSKDSEWHYLDNGTSLDAVAWGVTDYAPGWLSGKAPLGYGDPVNTVISYGADSSRKYITSYFYRNINVDLANVSDFVEFGLKRDDGAIVYVNGVEAFRQNLPETGVTYLTNSSTTVDGADENRYYTELLPKTIFQDGLNRVSVEVHNRDASSSDLKFDMYIKNAQDLALECDAPHIGCFTSINPTGQTTKLIIAEEHRFQMIFKEGEAYTVGGGNVPGNHDYTAYVPIDGSSEVGHLSVNHENNPGGVSMLNIHLNTDNLLWGVDTSKPVDFYNNDLVTTNRNCSGGTTPWGTVVTSEEATDAGDVNGDGYQDVGWLVEIDPATGLVKEYGNGKQEKLWAMGRMNHENVVVTPDGAAAYYGEDGGTHCMYKFVPTVPNNLYSGKVYVLKLDLALSSDEASSSTATWVEVPNTTQADRNNLNINAAALGGTNFNGVEDCEINPFNGMVYFTSKGKNRIYRFKDNGNTVSEFEVFAGGRSYPIQTANGIVEEPWADGNDNLVFDDKGNLWVCQDGGKMYIWVIRPDHKQDNPNVLLFGSMPAGSEPTGLTFTPDYKYGFFSVQHPNGNNVSQTDAARNEVNFNASATVVFSLDQFLGLQAPVADFVADDVTVTEGQSVTFTDLSTHNPTAWQWTFEGGTPATSTEEHPVVTYNNAGEYDVTLVTSNEAGSSEAVTKAEYILVEETAGTDNPVKGMVALYPNPTSGKVTIELNQAIAGEKVSVEVFDLVGRKVTERNNLSTIGGSQKIELDLSAYAGEQVFIIKLHVGNNTGSYKLMKVKQ
- a CDS encoding cytochrome-c peroxidase produces the protein MNLKFAFPLLAMVLLFLAPSFHTTSSDYYLDDFKPIITSGIKNFSTEAENLNTVATAYTNGKATLPQLRQQLTKTRYAYKAIETVLEYYYPKHCKAYLNGAPLKHLDPYPVKEEYKNNTYYVVTPQEYSKNIPLDQLDTEHYRGDQHVIDPVGLQTLDELISADETADAKKEIQQLTQKLVDAVPAIIIAVNQRNYFYDFEIIEAARLEVIRIFSMGVTGFDTPGSLNALPEAIAALQGIESIINPLVQKAPQDQAKQLKILFSNAKAYLKKNNNFNGFDRLTFLTNYINPIYKLLGEIQQTLKLPSTAERWVNIPSWNAESTNIFSGNFLNPYYYSLLTKEKDSDSLRQLGKKLFYDVSLSQNGAMSCASCHKPELAFTDGQKTSMASVDGKRVLRNSPTLINAVFSDRYFYDLRATDLEEQAEHVIANHLEFNTSFESIEQKLNTNPAYKKLFTDLFKVKNISRHQFSAALSSYIISLRSFNSEFDKFVQGKTKTLSPQVREGFNLFTGKAACATCHYAPMFSGLVPPLYQENESEVLGVFTNATDRVIDTDPGRMASKIPEDKEEIYRSSFKTVTVRNAKLTAPYFHNGGYNTLEEVLDFYNTGGAAGVGYAYEVPNQTLAPDALGLTKKEIAAIIAFIASLTDSPYK
- a CDS encoding cytochrome-c peroxidase, yielding MTTLLSSAFFLASFSNDPEYTLPEVIKQYTANLDKDIVTLDKVANDFSYGKTTAAEVKKQLAITRLAFKKVEFYLAFHYPEYYKEHLNGAPLMQIEKEGTQPKVIEPEGLQVLDEMVFSDNPAEHKHEIAALAKRLTTNYAMLLTGINTNKRASGYGITAMRMELVRITSLGITGFDTPGSLNALPETAAALEGMKNYFSQNFTDNDIVSLFNGAINQLQTSRSFDTFDRLAFIKQYIDVLYAKLGKLDTTSPEFLNNTSAWNTKSTSIFSADFLNPYYFSALKKEEDSPQLRALGKKLFYDPVLSNDGQFSCASCHNPEKAFTDGLPKSASNIQGKTVLRNSPTLLNAAYADRYFYDLRAFTLEQQAEHVIFNRDEFNTAYSALIKKLQNNNSYTSQFKKVFGSNAVNRENMSKALASYVLSLQSFNSDFDKYIRGEIADIPQNVKNGFNLFMGKAACATCHFTPTFSGLVPPLYSENESEILGILEDPKAKSPKADNDMGRYTNRIVAEQAWIYEKSFKTTTVRNVALTAPYFHNGAYSTLEEVVDFYNKGGGGGLGLNIKNQTLAPDALNLTLSEQNDLIAFIKSLTDTSAAKQ